Proteins co-encoded in one Flavobacterium sp. M31R6 genomic window:
- the ruvA gene encoding Holliday junction branch migration protein RuvA: MIAHLQGKLVEKTPTDVVIDCSGVGYHVNISLHTYSLLPNTDFVKLYTYLQIKEDAHTLFGFVEKSEREIFKMLLSVSGIGASIARTMLSSLEPKQIINAIASGDVVTIQKIKGIGSKTAQRVILDLKEKVLKLYDLDEVSMSLSNTNKDEALSALEVLGFVRKTSEKIIEKIVKEDPEATVEAIIKKALKNL; this comes from the coding sequence ATGATAGCACATTTACAAGGAAAATTAGTGGAAAAGACACCTACAGATGTTGTGATAGACTGTAGTGGAGTTGGTTATCACGTAAATATATCTTTGCACACTTATTCATTACTGCCCAATACCGATTTTGTAAAACTTTATACCTATCTTCAAATAAAGGAAGATGCCCATACTTTGTTCGGTTTTGTAGAGAAATCTGAAAGAGAAATTTTTAAAATGTTGCTTTCGGTATCTGGAATTGGAGCCAGTATTGCACGAACAATGCTTTCTTCTTTGGAACCCAAGCAAATTATTAATGCCATAGCGTCGGGAGATGTAGTTACCATTCAAAAAATAAAAGGAATTGGTAGCAAGACGGCTCAAAGGGTAATTCTTGATTTAAAAGAAAAAGTGTTAAAATTATATGATTTAGATGAAGTTTCAATGTCATTGAGCAATACAAATAAAGATGAGGCGTTATCTGCTCTAGAAGTTCTTGGTTTTGTTCGAAAAACATCTGAAAAAATCATTGAAAAAATTGTAAAAGAAGATCCAGAGGCTACTGTGGAGGCTATAATTAAAAAAGCTTTAAAAAATTTATAA
- a CDS encoding NADP-dependent malic enzyme — protein MDKNSKRREALLYHAKPTPGKIQVVPTKKYATQRDLSLAYSPGVAEPCLEIAKDINNVYKYTAKGNLVAVITNGTAVLGLGNIGPEASKPVMEGKGLLFKIFSDIDVFDIEIGTENVEEFIQTVKNIAPTFGGINLEDIKAPESFEIERRLVEELNIPVMHDDQHGTAIISSAALINALELADKKAEDVKMVVSGAGSAAIACADLYVLLGVKRENILMFNSKGLLTKDNPALSELQLKYAVEGASLTLEEALTGADIFLGLSTANVMTPQMLLAMADNPIVFAMANPDPEIAYNLAISTRKDVIMATGRSDHPNQVNNVLGFPYIFRGALDVRATKINEAMKMAAVKALAALAKENVPEQVNIAYGATKLVFGREYIIPKPFDPRLIAVVAPAVAKAAMESGVALNPITDWEKYEEELLNRLGNDNKMIRMITNRAKTDPKRVVFAEAEQLDVLKAAQIVYEEGIGFPILLGNKEIILELKEELGFDADVQIIDPKLDEEQDRRTRYAVELWESRKRNGISLFDAEKFMRERNYFAAMMVNTGEADALVSGHSRSYPSVVKPMLQIIGKAPNVSLVATTNIMMTNRGPMFLSDTAINIDPTAEELAKIAVMTANTAKMFGVEPVIAMVSYSNFGSSVNKSASKVKEAVAYLHENHPDIIVDGELQADFALNPDMLSAKFPFSKLAGKKVNTLVFPNLESANITYKLLKELNKVGSIGPIMMGMKNPVHVFQLGASVEEMVNMAAIAVIDAQEKSMRLKGK, from the coding sequence ATGGATAAGAACAGTAAAAGAAGAGAAGCGTTATTGTACCACGCCAAACCTACTCCAGGTAAAATCCAAGTAGTCCCTACCAAAAAATATGCAACACAAAGAGATTTGTCTTTGGCCTATTCTCCAGGTGTTGCAGAACCGTGTTTGGAAATCGCAAAAGACATTAATAATGTTTATAAATATACCGCTAAAGGGAATTTAGTGGCTGTTATCACAAATGGAACCGCCGTTTTGGGACTTGGTAACATTGGACCAGAAGCTTCAAAACCAGTAATGGAGGGAAAAGGTCTGTTGTTTAAAATATTTTCTGATATTGATGTGTTTGATATCGAAATTGGAACCGAAAATGTTGAAGAATTTATCCAGACAGTAAAGAATATTGCGCCCACTTTTGGGGGAATCAATCTTGAAGATATTAAAGCGCCGGAATCGTTTGAAATCGAGCGCAGACTAGTTGAAGAACTGAATATTCCTGTAATGCACGACGATCAGCATGGAACAGCAATTATATCTTCAGCAGCTTTAATTAATGCATTGGAATTGGCCGATAAAAAAGCAGAAGATGTAAAAATGGTCGTGTCTGGTGCAGGATCTGCAGCTATTGCTTGTGCCGATTTGTATGTTTTATTGGGAGTAAAAAGAGAGAATATTTTAATGTTCAACAGTAAAGGTCTTTTGACGAAAGATAATCCTGCTTTGTCTGAATTGCAATTGAAATATGCTGTAGAAGGAGCTTCTCTTACCCTTGAAGAAGCACTGACAGGGGCCGATATTTTCTTGGGATTATCAACTGCAAATGTGATGACGCCCCAAATGTTATTGGCAATGGCAGATAATCCTATTGTTTTTGCCATGGCAAATCCAGATCCTGAAATTGCATACAATCTCGCTATTTCAACACGCAAAGATGTTATTATGGCAACGGGACGTTCAGATCATCCTAACCAAGTAAATAATGTACTTGGATTTCCATATATTTTTAGAGGAGCACTTGATGTTCGTGCCACAAAGATCAATGAGGCTATGAAAATGGCCGCAGTAAAAGCACTTGCAGCACTTGCCAAAGAAAATGTTCCAGAACAGGTAAATATTGCTTACGGTGCTACTAAATTGGTTTTTGGTAGGGAATATATCATTCCTAAACCTTTTGACCCTAGATTAATTGCTGTTGTTGCACCAGCTGTAGCTAAAGCTGCAATGGAATCTGGTGTGGCATTGAATCCAATTACAGATTGGGAAAAGTATGAGGAAGAACTTTTGAATCGTTTGGGGAATGACAATAAAATGATTCGAATGATTACCAACAGAGCCAAAACTGATCCTAAGAGAGTTGTTTTTGCGGAAGCGGAACAATTGGATGTTTTAAAAGCTGCTCAAATTGTTTATGAAGAAGGTATCGGGTTCCCAATTTTATTAGGGAATAAAGAAATCATATTGGAATTAAAGGAAGAACTTGGTTTTGATGCTGATGTTCAAATTATAGATCCAAAACTTGACGAAGAACAAGATAGAAGAACAAGATATGCTGTTGAATTATGGGAATCCAGAAAAAGAAATGGAATTTCACTTTTTGATGCTGAAAAGTTCATGAGAGAGCGAAATTATTTCGCTGCAATGATGGTGAATACTGGTGAAGCCGATGCTTTAGTTTCTGGACATTCTAGAAGTTATCCTTCGGTTGTGAAACCAATGTTGCAAATAATAGGCAAAGCCCCAAATGTTTCTTTGGTGGCTACCACAAATATTATGATGACTAATCGCGGTCCGATGTTTTTATCGGATACGGCGATAAATATAGATCCAACTGCCGAAGAATTGGCTAAAATTGCTGTAATGACTGCCAATACGGCAAAAATGTTTGGAGTTGAACCTGTGATTGCGATGGTGTCTTATTCAAATTTTGGATCTTCTGTAAATAAAAGCGCTTCAAAAGTGAAAGAAGCGGTAGCTTATTTACATGAAAATCATCCAGATATTATCGTTGATGGAGAACTTCAAGCTGATTTTGCTTTGAATCCAGATATGTTATCTGCCAAATTCCCTTTTTCAAAACTAGCAGGGAAGAAGGTAAATACCTTAGTTTTTCCAAACTTGGAATCGGCCAATATTACTTATAAACTCTTGAAAGAGTTGAACAAAGTTGGTTCAATTGGACCAATTATGATGGGAATGAAAAACCCTGTCCATGTTTTCCAATTGGGTGCCAGTGTTGAAGAAATGGTAAATATGGCTGCAATTGCAGTAATTGATGCACAAGAAAAAAGTATGAGATTAAAAGGGAAATAA